One genomic region from Argentina anserina chromosome 2, drPotAnse1.1, whole genome shotgun sequence encodes:
- the LOC126785435 gene encoding uncharacterized protein LOC126785435: MRITQLKPLIPLANSNLLRFRCSVAHKPEAAPVMEAKVVLTQTERYAAGALFALALHQTQIHQTKPLNALLPLEEETIADASTVGRSVTVSDDPGLWIHESSGLLYPVLRFLGVEDKSWKGLKETAGSSSQVRHHVGAFLTLLKEEKAEVPSAETTEKEVALTKTVDTMVRSEESADARSVDPSDNYEYEAKCREKFSGTETEIASEVSDKDYEAPKRTVTVISTEMKDPNESKRLDVPVEEGRRLSYEKKITVLYVILSACVADNSESGDKVRNGYDARHRVALRLLATWLGVEWLKVEVMETMVACSFMASLKEGANKAKTEGVDGEKKENDDASWENWKRGGLIGAAALTGGTLMAITGGLAAPAIAQGLSALAPVLGGIIPAIGATGFAAAATAAGSITGSLAVAASFGAAGAGLTGTKMARRTGNIEEFEFKAVEGTYNQGRLAVGIVVSGLVFEDEDFARPWEGYTDHLERYALWWESKNLVALSTAIQDWLTSRIALELMKEGAMLTVLNALVAAFAMPATLITASDLIDSKWAIAVDRSDKAGKMLAEVLMNGLQGNRPVTLIGFSLGGRVIFKCLEYLAEAEGNNAGLVERVVLLGAPVSIEDENWEDARKMVAGRFVNAFSTNDWTLGVAFRASLLSQGLAGIQAVNVRGIENVDVTQFVEGHSSYLWKTKQILELLELESYYPVFRKENTEDKTPQEQNSSADT; this comes from the exons ATGAGAATCACCCAATTGAAACCTCTAATTCCGTTAGCTAATTCTAACCTCTTGCGTTTTCGATGCTCTGTGGCTCATAAACCCGAAGCAGCGCCGGTTATGGAGGCCAAGGTAGTGCTCACGCAGACTGAGCGTTACGCCGCCGGAGCTCTGTTCGCTCTGGCGCTTCACCAGACGCAGATCCACCAGACTAAGCCGTTGAATGCTTTGCTTCCTCTCGAGGAGGAGACCATCGCCGACGCCTCCACCGTCGGTCGGAGCGTGACGGTTTCCGACGATCCTGGACTCTGGATCCACGAGAGTTCCGGTTTGCTATATCCAGTTCTTAG GTTTTTAGGGGTGGAGGACAAATCATGGAAGGGGCTGAAGGAAACTGCAGGATCTTCTTCACAAGTTCGGCATCATGTAGGAGCG TTCTTGACCTTACTAAAAGAGGAGAAAGCTGAGGTGCCTTCAGCTGAGACAACTGAGAAGGAAGTTGCTCTGACAAAAACTGTTGATACCATGGTTCGTAGCGAGGAAAGTGCTGATGCTCGTTCGGTGGATCCTAGTGACAATTATGAATATGAAGCTAAATGTCGTGAAAAATTTTCCGGTACTGAAACTGAAATAGCGTCTGAGGTCTCTGACAAGGATTATGAGGCCCCAAAGAGGACAGTTACTGTGATATCCACTGAAATGAAAGATCCAAATGAATCCAAACGCCTTGACGTGCCTGTTGAAGAGGGAAGGCGGCTCAGCTATGAGAAGAAAATAACGGTTCTTTATGTGATTCTGTCAGCCTGTGTGGCAGACAACAGTGAAAGTGGTGATAAAGTGAGGAACGGGTATGATGCTCGACACCGCGTTGCATTGAGGTTGCTGGCAACTTGGCTTGGGGTGGAATGGCTAAAAGTG GAAGTCATGGAGACGATGGTTGCTTGTTCTTTCATGGCTTCCTTAAAAGAGGGTGCTAACAAAGCGAAGACAGAAGGTGTTGAtggagagaaaaaagaaaatgatgatgCCTCATGGGAAAATTGGAAGCGTGGAGGTCTAATTGGTGCAGCTGCTTTAACAGGAGGAACCTTGATGGCTATCACTGGTG GTTTAGCTGCTCCTGCAATTGCGCAAGGATTGAGTGCTTTAGCTCCTGTTTTGGGTGGCATTATTCCTGCAATTGGAGCTACTGGTTTTGCTGCTGCAGCAACTGCCGCAGGGTCCATTACTGGCTCTCTTGCTGTCGCTGCATCATTTGGAG CTGCTGGAGCTGGTCTAACTGGGACTAAAATGGCTAGAAGAACCGGAAACATTGAAGAATTTGAGTTCAAAGCAGTTGAAGGAACTTATAACCAAGGA CGGTTAGCAGTGGGAATAGTGGTTTCAGGACTCGTTTTTGAGGATGAAGACTTTGCAAGGCCTTGGGAAGGCTACACTGACCACTTGGAGAG GTATGCACTGTGGTGGGAGTCTAAGAATTTGGTTGCATTGAGCACTGCAATTCAAGACtggctgacttcaa GAATTGCCCTTGAGTTGATGAAAGAAGGTGCCATGCTGACTGTCTTAAACGCACTTGTAGCAGCATTTGCGATGCCAGCAACCTTGATTACTGCATCTGATCTTATAGATAGCAAATGGGCAATTGCAGTTGACAG ATCAGATAAAGCTGGCAAGATGCTTGCTGAAGTATTGATGAACGGGCTGCAAGGCAACAG GCCGGTGACGCTCATAGGATTTTCACTTGGGGGGAGAGTGATTTTTAAATGTCTAGAATATTTAGCGGAAGCAGAAGGAAACAATG CTGGTCTGGTAGAAAGGGTTGTCCTGCTTGGAGCACCAGTATCAATTGAAGATGAAAATTGGGAAGATGCTCGGAAG ATGGTGGCCGGGAGATTTGTGAATGCTTTTTCTACAAATGATTGGACACTAGGAGTTGCCTTCCGCGCAAG TTTACTATCTCAAGGTTTGGCCGGAATTCAAGCTGTCAATGTTCGTGGCATCGAAAAT GTTGATGTAACACAATTTGTAGAAGGCCATTCATCCTATCTTTGGAAGACGAAACAGATCTTGGAGCTGCTTGAACTCGAGTCTTATTACCCTGTtttcagaaaagaaaatacagAAGATAAAACACCACAGGAACAAAACAGCTCGGCTGATACATAG
- the LOC126785434 gene encoding uncharacterized TPR repeat-containing protein At1g05150-like produces the protein MASRGSRSEKVKRIFYQFDLNHDGGLNREEMAALVVAVNPRVKFSDEQINAILDEVFRTYGDFIDGDKGLTYEGLLRTYDDGAGDVDRDFDALGLEMSVDEATVASEASSSSIVAERAAESQKKQRTAAWAVSPNHGIVFDDTWKIVDDLEILIKRLKAKQAGNNGKVKGENLDSYSEAGWSRELGASSEISDKRVYWEESGHDYALFVKELGVLRSRADGARSREQAFDGHMAIGRVLYEHQLFREALVSFKRACELQPVDVRPHFRAGNCLYVLGRYKESKEEFLLALEAAEAGGNQWAYLLPQIYVNLGISLEGEGMVLSACEYYREAAILCPTHFRALKLLGSALFGVGEYRAAVKALEEAIFMKPDYADAHCDLASALHALGEDERAIEVFQKAIDLKPGHVDALYNLGGLYMDLGRFQRASEMYTRVLAVWPNHWRAQLNRAVSLLGARENEDAKKALKEALKMTNRVELHDAIAHLKQLQKKKLKGNGNGGASGEGSFVTVEATKFKAVGEKTTMRQDLAIALEIRAFQRITRLSRCDVELLKKEMSGDVPVSYSGTGVPQRSIRKPNLEEILRRLLNFLKPETFQGAVKAINERILSVFDDTGAGRVDLGMFFAVLAPICSGSPEKRKRIAFDALLWRPVNEGGGAQIRKSDATKYMKMLRAIYVPSHGVSEMLELHGETDPSTMSYTEFLVMFNDPDWGFGIMSTLLKLETGDRNRHGNHVCSVCRYPIIGSRFKDIKSHFSLCNQCYSEGKVPPALKQEEYKFREYGTESEAMKDKCKCFNLPHNDL, from the coding sequence ATGGCGTCCAGAGGCAGCAGATCAGAGAAGGTCAAGAGAATCTTCTACCAATTCGATCTCAACCACGACGGCGGCCTCAACCGCGAAGAAATGGCCGCGCTCGTCGTCGCCGTCAACCCTAGGGTCAAGTTCAGCGACGAGCAGATCAATGCCATTCTGGACGAGGTCTTCCGCACCTACGGCGACTTCATCGACGGCGACAAGGGCCTCACGTACGAGGGCCTCTTGAGGACCTACGACGACGGCGCCGGCGACGTCGACCGTGACTTCGACGCGCTGGGGTTGGAGATGAGCGTGGACGAGGCGACAGTGGCGTCCGAGGCCTCGTCGTCTTCCATAGTCGCCGAGCGCGCCGCCGAGTCGCAGAAGAAGCAGCGGACGGCGGCGTGGGCGGTGTCGCCCAACCACGGCATCGTGTTCGACGACACGTGGAAGATTGTGGACGATTTGGAGATTCTAATCAAGAGGCTGAAGGCTAAGCAGGCCGGGAACAATGGGAAAGTGAAGGGTGAGAATTTGGACTCGTATTCGGAGGCTGGCTGGTCCAGAGAGCTGGGGGCATCTTCGGAGATTTCGGACAAGCGAGTGTATTGGGAGGAGTCTGGGCATGATTATGCTCTGTTTGTGAAGGAATTGGGGGTGCTGAGAAGCCGTGCCGACGGAGCTAGGTCGAGGGAGCAGGCATTCGATGGGCATATGGCAATTGGGAGAGTTTTGTACGAGCATCAGCTGTTTAGGGAGGCTTTGGTGAGCTTCAAGAGAGCTTGTGAGCTGCAGCCAGTGGATGTTAGGCCGCATTTCCGAGCTGGGAATTGCTTGTATGTTCTTGGCAGGTACAAGGAGTCGAAAGAGGAGTTCTTGCTGGCGCTGGAGGCGGCCGAGGCTGGTGGGAATCAGTGGGCGTATTTGCTGCCGCAGATTTATGTGAACCTGGGGATTTCGCTTGAAGGGGAAGGTATGGTTTTAAGTGCTTGTGAGTATTATAGAGAGGCTGCTATACTGTGTCCAACGCATTTTAGAGCTTTGAAGCTTTTGGGGAGTGCTCTGTTTGGGGTTGGGGAGTATAGGGCAGCTGTGAAGGCCTTGGAGGAGGCTATTTTTATGAAACCGGATTATGCTGATGCACATTGTGATTTGGCTTCGGCTTTGCATGCTTTGGGTGAGGATGAGAGGGCCATTGAGGTTTTTCAGAAAGCTATTGATTTGAAACCTGGCCATGTTGATGCTTTGTACAATTTGGGTGGGCTTTATATGGACTTGGGAAGGTTCCAGAGAGCTTCGGAGATGTATACTAGGGTTTTGGCTGTGTGGCCAAACCATTGGCGTGCTCAGCTTAACAGGGCTGTGTCGTTGTTAGGGGCTAGGGAAAATGAGGATGCTAAGAAAGCTTTGAAGGAAGCATTGAAAATGACCAACAGGGTTGAATTGCATGATGCTATTGCACATTTGAAGCAGctgcagaagaagaagctgaagGGGAATGGGAATGGGGGTGCCAGTGGGGAAGGTTCTTTTGTGACTGTGGAAGCTACAAAATTTAAGGCAGTTGGGGAGAAGACAACGATGAGGCAGGATTTGGCTATTGCACTTGAGATTAGGGCTTTTCAGAGGATTACCAGGTTGAGTCGTTGTGATGTGGAACTCCTCAAAAAGGAGATGAGTGGTGATGTACCAGTTTCATATTCAGGTACTGGTGTTCCCCAGAGGTCCATACGCAAGCCTAATTTGGAAGAAATTCTCCGCAGGTTGCTTAATTTCCTGAAGCCCGAGACTTTTCAAGGAGCTGTGAAAGCCATAAATGAGAGGATACTCTCTGTTTTTGATGATACAGGTGCAGGACGGGTGGACTTGGGCATGTTTTTTGCTGTTCTAGCCCCTATTTGCAGTGGTTCGCCTGAAAAGCGCAAGCGAATTGCTTTTGATGCGCTCTTGTGGCGCCCTGTGAATGAAGGTGGTGGTGCTCAGATAAGAAAATCTGACGCAACTAAATATATGAAGATGTTGAGAGCTATATATGTCCCTTCTCACGGGGTTAGCGAGATGCTAGAACTCCATGGAGAAACAGATCCTTCGACAATGTCTTACACAGAGTTTCTTGTCATGTTTAACGACCCTGATTGGGGTTTCGGTATCATGTCCACGCTGTTGAAGCTTGAAACTGGAGACAGGAATCGCCATGGTAATCATGTCTGTTCAGTTTGCCGCTATCCAATTATTGGGTCTCGCTTTAAGGATATAAAATCTCATTTCAGTTTATGCAATCAATGCTACAGTGAGGGAAAGGTTCCTCCTGCCCTTAAGCAGGAAGAGTATAAGTTCAGAGAGTACGGAACTGAGAGTGAAGCCATGAAAGACAAGTGCAAGTGCTTTAATTTACCCCATAATGACCTGTAG
- the LOC126784338 gene encoding glycine-rich RNA-binding protein 10-like, with the protein MHTLRKLWVILFISIAIVGLQVDGKVENVTARGNASSVPITFDQGNTTEARNKSSSYTTEVVIDSKNKNSWMNRGRGGGRGGGGGGGGGGGGGGGGGGGGGGGGNGWGWGGGGGGSGWWKWGCGGGNGGGKRHHRHVYRGTGRFSEDHYKLGEFAQCMRKGRCQGMRLECPLHCGGPCYYDCQDMCKAHCRRR; encoded by the exons ATGCATACACTGAGGAAGTTATGGGTCATATTGTTTATTTCCATAGCCATTGTTGGTTTACAAGTTGATGGTAAGGTGGAAAATGTTACTGCTCGAGGCAATGCTAGTTCTGTACCTATTACTTTTGATCAAGGCAACACAACAGAAGCAAGAAACAAGAGCTCTTCGTACACTACTGAAGTTGTCATCGacagcaaaaacaaaaattcttGGATGAATAGAGGAAGAGGAGGTGGTCGCGGTGGCggtggcggaggaggaggaggaggaggaggtg gtgggggaggaggaggtggcggtggtggtggaggtaaTGGTTGGGGAtggggtggaggaggaggagggagtggTTGGTGGAAATGGGGATGCGGAGGTGGAAATGGAGGAGGAAAAAGGCATCATCGTCATGTGTACCGGGGGACAGGGAGGTTCAGTGAGGATCATTACAAGCTAGGAGAGTTTGCACAATGCATGAGGAAAGGGAGGTGTCAAGGGATGAGATTGGAATGCCCTCTTCACTGTGGAGGGCCTTGCTACTATGACTGCCAAGATATGTGCAAGGCTCACTGTCGACGTCGATGA
- the LOC126785436 gene encoding uncharacterized protein LOC126785436 produces MGKKKFIDKKKSSTFQLIARDSSDPNYDDSPGGDRVFVQVSGRPTDDSDSIFADAPDDEEGDHYYNHRAFGTSSAAAPQPLPEKLRKEILDLGFPDDGYNYLNHLREIKNTGGGSAYYSNPKAKPEQLPHDVKAYDASKLRISENEAPDEEAIYKVASKTVNVRVQRALDPEVLALLDDSDAASRFGSEDEDLEEDFVVKANLPDGEEEEEEEDVCVGGEPSLVEQSENKNVSNEAGVVSRGKSGSMVDDPRARRDVDDEFDMVLSREYDNDDDDEDDDYEGGDHDDEYFYGDEEDKSIEEKLKNVKLNDCVKDDFELNEYEVPGDNEEIQKTKQLGKIYENEDQEDEVVFVEESSDESEKWDCETVITTYSTLENHPAKIGAPELSRKKKQLSETVFKGLDASNNLIKLGGKQKLPVDFLPGSRRPAATEKVEKMEDVGSLKTEQLKRKQHGQESKEEKKERKAAVKEERREARRAKKELKELYKGEAQHAQRIAAISGPSSKRLM; encoded by the exons ATGGGCAAGAAGAAGTTCATCGACAAGAAAAAGTCCTCCACTTTCCAACTCATTGCCCGAGACTCCTCCGATCCCAACTACGACGACTCCCCCGGCGGCGACCGAGTCTTCGTCCAAGTCTCCGGCCGCCCCACCGACGATTCCGACTCCATCTTCGCCGACGCCCCTGACGACGAGGAAGGCGACCACTACTACAACCACCGCGCTTTCGGCACCTCCTCCGCTGCGGCGCCTCAGCCCCTGCCGGAGAAACTGAGGAAGGAGATTCTGGACCTCGGGTTCCCCGACGACGGTTACAACTACCTCAACCATTTGAGGGAGATTAAGAACACCGGCGGTGGCTCCGCCTATTACTCCAACCCCAAGGCCAAGCCCGAGCAGCTCCCGCATGACGTCAAG GCGTATGATGCTTCGAAGTTGCGAATTTCGGAGAATGAGGCGCCGGATGAGGAGGCTATCTACAAGGTGGCGTCTAAGACTGTCAATGTAAGGGTTCAGAGAGCTCTCGATCCCGAAGTGCTGGCATTGCTTGATGATAGCGATGCTGCGTCGCGGTTCGGTTCTGAGGATGAGGATTTGGAGGAGGATTTTGTGGTTAAGGCTAACCTTCCTGatggagaggaggaggaggaagaggaggatgtGTGTGTAGGTGGTGAGCCGAGTTTGGTTGAGCAATCGGAGAACAAGAATGTGAGCAATGAAGCTGGTGTGGTTTCGAGAGGAAAGAGCGGGTCTATGGTGGATGATCCACGAGCTAGGAGGGATGTGGATGATGAATTTGATATG GTTTTAAGTCGGGAGTATgacaatgatgatgatgacgaggACGACGACTATGAGGGCGGTGATCATGATGATGAATATTTTTACGGAGATGAAGAGGATAAATCCATTGAGGAGAAGCTCAAGAACGTCAAGCTTAATGACTGTGTGAAGGATGACTTTGAGCTTAATGAGTATGAGGTCCCGGGAGACAATGAGGAGATACAAAAGACGAAGCAGCTTGGGAAAATATATGAGAATGAAGATCAAGAGGACGAGGTGGTATTTGTAGAGGAATCTAGTGATGAATCAGAAAAGTGGGACTGCGAGACTGTTATTACTACATATTCAACTCTGGAGAACCATCCTGCGAAAATTGGAGCCCCAGAACTAAGTAGAAAGAAGAAGCAGCTTTCGGAAACTGTTTTTAAAGGCTTGGATGCCTCCAATAATTTGATAAAGCTTGGAGGGAAACAGAAGCTGCCTGTGGACTTCTTGCCTGGTAGTAGAAGACCGGCTGCTACAGAGAAGGTAGAAAAGATGGAAGATGTAGGTAGCTTGAAAACTGAGCAGCTGAAACGGAAGCAACATGGTCAGGAGtcaaaagaggagaagaaagagCGGAAG GCGGCTGTCAAAGAGGAAAGACGGGAAGCACGGCGTGCTAAAAAAGAATTAAAGGAACTTTACAAGGGTGAAGCGCAGCATGCTCAGAGAATAGCTGCTATATCTGGCCCTTCTTCTAAACGTCTAATGTGA